The following proteins come from a genomic window of Anopheles ziemanni chromosome 3, idAnoZiCoDA_A2_x.2, whole genome shotgun sequence:
- the LOC131286738 gene encoding uncharacterized protein LOC131286738 — protein MKPFVVIRKHENQDNVALQNLIKEFVMSGAWEAFVSCLFREITLQLIVLGWALMFIFFGIPLYMCAIAIPCVVVLIWFTVYGSYYNKSNELALRPNKLCWVAEVYEPLLSVNAKAQMTTIEKCFADRPGPEVQQELGQMRKRIIGTISCRNHLAMENAGFITRLAVSPRYGLSPVTDYLIQRVLQHASESQLYAIETVTSECDQDVREIYLKIGFNIRQVYHKQIIGNTLKVMKSQLGIDLHEWNQNREEINVEVPIE, from the exons ATGAAACCTTTCGTCGTAATTCGTAAGCATGAAAATCAGGACAATGTTGCACTTCAAAACCTTATCAAAGAGTTTGTCATGTCCGGCGCTTGGGAAGCTTTCGTGTCCTGTTTATTTAGGGAG ATTACTCTCCAGCTGATCGTACTTGGTTGGGCgttgatgtttatttttttcggcATTCCATTGTACATGTGCGCCATCGCGATACCGTGCGTGGTCGTTCTGATCTGGTTCACGGTGTACGGTAGCTACTACAACAAATCCAATGAACTTGCCCTCCGCCCGAATAAGCTGTGCTGGGTGGCAGAAGTGTACGAACCTTTGCTCTCGGTCAACGCCAAGGCTCAGATGACGACGATAGAGAAGTGCTTTGCCGATCGACCCGGTCCGGAGGTGCAGCAGGAACTGGGTCAGATGAGGAAAAGAATCATCGGTACCATCAGCTGCCGCAATCACTTAGCCATGGAAAACGCAGGATTCATTACGAGACTCGCCGTCAGCCCCAGGTATGGACTATCGCCGGTGACGGACTATCTCATTCAACGAGTGTTGCAACATGCCTCCGAAAGTCAGTTATACGCAATCGAAACAGTGACTTCAGAATGTGATCAGGATGTGCGGGAAATTTATCTTAAAATTGGTTTCAATATACGCCAAGTGTACCACAAACAAATTATCGGCAATACGCTGAAGGTAATGAAATCGCAACTCGGTATCGATCTGCACGAGTGGAATCAAAATCGGGAGGAAATCAACGTAGAAGTACCTATCGAGTAA
- the LOC131289443 gene encoding N-alpha-acetyltransferase 15, NatA auxiliary subunit isoform X2 gives MKQYKNGLKLAKQILSNPKFTEHGETLAMKGLTLNCLGRKDEAYEHVRRGLRNDLKSHVCWHVYGLLQRSDKKYDEAIKCYRNALKWEKDNIQILRDLSLLQIQMRDLEGYRETRHQLFKLRPSQHASWIGFAMSYHLLGDYETAMNILETFHKSQTMETFDYKHSELLLYQNDVIQEAGHYEKALEHLKTYGQQILDKLTVQEMTGNLCLKLGRHEEALPIFKELIERNPDNMEYFRKYMEASKLTDTEDIIQAYRTMQAEYPYSFCARRLPLDIATGEKFHELADEHLRRNLRKGVPPLFVNLRSLYRDDGKIKVIGKLVESYYQNLASSGYFSAADAENPSVPKEPASALLWTMYYLAQHYDHLRESEKALDFINAAIEHTPTLIELFVTKGRIYKHAGDVLEAVKWLDEAQSLDTADRYINSKCAKYMLRANQITEAEEICAKFTREGVSPMENLNEMQCMWFQTECALAYQRLEKWGDALKKCHEVDRHFSEILEDQFDFHTYCMRKMTLRSYVDLLRLEDVLRRHPFYFKAAKCAIEVYLRLFDQPLASESAATDLDIENLPPRELKKLRNKQRKAELKKAQEESARKEQQKKEQHNRKQQCGEGDPEAPQLDELVPEKLARPDDPLEKALEFLKPLQLLAKDNIETHLMAFEIYLRRNKLLLMLQSLKRARKIDASNPILHGCIIRFHRLLEQRLASKEDDDALDVNVRTVIERERENLFQGHQTAAALNDAYLQQHKGNLDAVYEAVKVMYTLDEKRRDEAIALVTSADLQQVPLEKATKLFLLLKSGYFGQCDEQLSVFKKICQKRYPLAVVFADVSAAPVTTLTTTQSSSAESTQTTVTDSSNTGGRGTMSASEHQTPTVSVEKLAKKQNGPQIKSN, from the exons ATGAAGCAATACAAAAATGGCCTCAAACTGGCCAAGCAGATCCTGTCGAATCCAAAGTTTACCGAACACGGCGAAACGTTGGCCATGAAGGGGCTTACGCTGAACTGTCTAGGGCGTAAGGATGAAGCTTACGAACACGTACGCCGTGGGCTGCGGAACGATCTGAAGTCGCACGTCTGTTGGCACGTGTACGGACTGCTGCAGCGTTCGGACAAGAAGTACGACGAAGCAATCAAGTGCTACCGGAACGCGCTGAAATGGGAGAAGGACAACATACAGATATTGCGCGATCTGTCACTGTTGCAGATCCAGATGCGCGATCTCGAGGGCTATCGGGAAACGCGGCATCAGCTGTTCAAGCTTCGTCCGTCCCAGCACGCCAGCTGGATTGGCTTTGCGATGAGCTACCATCTGCTTGGGGACTACGAGACGGCCATGAACATACTGGAGACGTTTCACAAATCGCAAACGATGGAAACGTTTGACTACAAGCATAGCGAATTGCTGCTGTACCAGAACGACGTGATCCAGGAGGCGGGCCACTACGAGAAAGCGTTAGAGCATCTGAAGACCTACGGGCAGCAAATACTGGACAAGCTGACCGTGCAGGAAATGACCGGGAATCTGTGCCTTAAACTTGGCCGCCACGAAGAAGCACTGCCCATCTTTAAGGAACTGATCGAACGGAATCCGGACAACATGGAATACTTCCGGAAGTATATGGAAGCGAGCAAGCTGACCGATACTGAGGATATCATCCAGGCGTACCGTACGATGCAGGCGGAGTACCCGTATTCGTTTTGTGCCCGGCGGTTACCACTCGACATTGCCACCGGGGAGAAATTCCATGAGCTTGCCGATGAACATTTACGACGCAACCTGCGGAAAGGTGTTCCACCACTCTTCGTCAACTTGCGCTCGCTGTACCGCGACGACGGGAAGATCAAGGTAATCGGCAAGCTGGTCGAGTCCTACTATCAAAACCTGGCCAGCAGCGGTTACTTCTCGGCTGCGGATGCCGAGAACCCGTCCGTACCGAAAGAGCCGGCATCGGCACTCCTGTGGACGATGTACTATCTCGCGCAGCACTACGACCACCTGCGCGAGTCGGAAAAGGCACTGGACTTTATCAATGCCGCAATCGAGCACACCCCCACGCTGATCGAGTTGTTCGTAACCAAAGGTCGCATCTACAAGCACGCGGGTGATGTGCTGGAAGCAGTGAAGTGGCTGGACGAGGCGCAGAGTCTAGACACGGCCGATCGGTATATCAATTCGAAGTGCGCTAAGTATATGCTACGTGCGAACCAGATCACGGAAGCCGAAGAAATATGCGCCAAGTTTACCCGCGAAGGTGTATCGCCGATGGAGAACCTAAACGAAATGCAGTGCATGTGGTTCCAGACGGAGTGTGCGCTTGCTTACCAGCGTTTGGAAAAGTGGGGCGATGCACTAAAGAAGTGTCACGAGGTTGATCGTCACTTTTCCGAGATTCTCGAAGATCAGTTCGATTTTCATACATACTGCATGCGCAAGATGACATTGCGATCCTATGTAGATCTGCTGCGGCTGGAGGACGTTCTCCGAAGGCATCCGTTTTACTTCAAGGCAGCCAAGTGTGCCATTGAG gtCTATCTACGACTTTTCGACCAACCCTTAGCCTCAGAATCGGCTGCAACAGATTTGGATATTG AAAACTTGCCTCCACGGGAACTGAAGAAACTTCGGAACAAGCAACGAAAGGCAGAGCTGAAGAAGGCACAAGAAGAGAGTGCCCGAAAGGAGCAGCAGAAGAAGGAACAGCACAATAGAAAGCAGCAGTGCGGTGAAGGCGACCCGGAAGCACCCCAGCTGGACGAGCTGGTACCGGAAAAACTGGCCCGCCCCGACGATCCGCTCGAGAAGGCACTAGAGTTTTTGAAGCCACTACAACTGCTGGCCAAAGACAATATCGAAACTCATCTGATGGCGTTCGAGATCTATCTGCGTCGCAACAAGCTTCTGTTGATGCTGCAGTCATTGAAACGTGCGCGGAAAATAGATGCCAGCAATCCGATCCTCCACGGTTGCATTATTCGGTTCCATCGATTACTGGAGCAGCGTCTCGCCAGCAAGGAGGACGATGACGCGCTGGACGTAAACGTCAGAACCGTGATCGAGCGCGAACGGGAAAACCTGTTCCAGGGTCATCAGACGGCAGCGGCACTGAACGATGCGTATCTCCAGCAGCACAAGGGTAACCTGGACGCGGTATATGAGGCGGTGAAAGTAATGTACACACTGGACGAAAAGCGACGGGACGAAGCGATAGCGCTAGTGACAAGTGCCGACTTACAACAGGTTCCGTTGGAG AAAGCGACGAAATTATTCCTGCTGCTCAAATCGGGTTACTTTGGCCAGTGTGACGAGCAGCTGAGTGTGTTCAAGAAAATATGCCAAAAGCGGTACCCGCTGGCGGTAGTGTTTGCCGACGTTAGCGCAGCCCCCGTAACGACACTGACAACGACTCAATCGTCTAGCGCGGAAAGCACCCAAACGACGGTAACGGACTCCAGCAATACCGGTGGCCGAGGCACGATGTCCGCTAGCGAACACCAGACTCCCACTGTGTCGGTGGAAAAGTTGGCGAAAAAGCAGAACGGGCCGCAGATCAAATCAAACTAA
- the LOC131289443 gene encoding N-alpha-acetyltransferase 15, NatA auxiliary subunit isoform X1, translated as MPSSDPLPSKESALFRKILKCYEMKQYKNGLKLAKQILSNPKFTEHGETLAMKGLTLNCLGRKDEAYEHVRRGLRNDLKSHVCWHVYGLLQRSDKKYDEAIKCYRNALKWEKDNIQILRDLSLLQIQMRDLEGYRETRHQLFKLRPSQHASWIGFAMSYHLLGDYETAMNILETFHKSQTMETFDYKHSELLLYQNDVIQEAGHYEKALEHLKTYGQQILDKLTVQEMTGNLCLKLGRHEEALPIFKELIERNPDNMEYFRKYMEASKLTDTEDIIQAYRTMQAEYPYSFCARRLPLDIATGEKFHELADEHLRRNLRKGVPPLFVNLRSLYRDDGKIKVIGKLVESYYQNLASSGYFSAADAENPSVPKEPASALLWTMYYLAQHYDHLRESEKALDFINAAIEHTPTLIELFVTKGRIYKHAGDVLEAVKWLDEAQSLDTADRYINSKCAKYMLRANQITEAEEICAKFTREGVSPMENLNEMQCMWFQTECALAYQRLEKWGDALKKCHEVDRHFSEILEDQFDFHTYCMRKMTLRSYVDLLRLEDVLRRHPFYFKAAKCAIEVYLRLFDQPLASESAATDLDIENLPPRELKKLRNKQRKAELKKAQEESARKEQQKKEQHNRKQQCGEGDPEAPQLDELVPEKLARPDDPLEKALEFLKPLQLLAKDNIETHLMAFEIYLRRNKLLLMLQSLKRARKIDASNPILHGCIIRFHRLLEQRLASKEDDDALDVNVRTVIERERENLFQGHQTAAALNDAYLQQHKGNLDAVYEAVKVMYTLDEKRRDEAIALVTSADLQQVPLEKATKLFLLLKSGYFGQCDEQLSVFKKICQKRYPLAVVFADVSAAPVTTLTTTQSSSAESTQTTVTDSSNTGGRGTMSASEHQTPTVSVEKLAKKQNGPQIKSN; from the exons ATGCCTTCCAGTGATCCTTTGCCATCGAAGGAAAGTGCCCTGTTCCGTAAGATACTG AAATGTTACGAAATGAAGCAATACAAAAATGGCCTCAAACTGGCCAAGCAGATCCTGTCGAATCCAAAGTTTACCGAACACGGCGAAACGTTGGCCATGAAGGGGCTTACGCTGAACTGTCTAGGGCGTAAGGATGAAGCTTACGAACACGTACGCCGTGGGCTGCGGAACGATCTGAAGTCGCACGTCTGTTGGCACGTGTACGGACTGCTGCAGCGTTCGGACAAGAAGTACGACGAAGCAATCAAGTGCTACCGGAACGCGCTGAAATGGGAGAAGGACAACATACAGATATTGCGCGATCTGTCACTGTTGCAGATCCAGATGCGCGATCTCGAGGGCTATCGGGAAACGCGGCATCAGCTGTTCAAGCTTCGTCCGTCCCAGCACGCCAGCTGGATTGGCTTTGCGATGAGCTACCATCTGCTTGGGGACTACGAGACGGCCATGAACATACTGGAGACGTTTCACAAATCGCAAACGATGGAAACGTTTGACTACAAGCATAGCGAATTGCTGCTGTACCAGAACGACGTGATCCAGGAGGCGGGCCACTACGAGAAAGCGTTAGAGCATCTGAAGACCTACGGGCAGCAAATACTGGACAAGCTGACCGTGCAGGAAATGACCGGGAATCTGTGCCTTAAACTTGGCCGCCACGAAGAAGCACTGCCCATCTTTAAGGAACTGATCGAACGGAATCCGGACAACATGGAATACTTCCGGAAGTATATGGAAGCGAGCAAGCTGACCGATACTGAGGATATCATCCAGGCGTACCGTACGATGCAGGCGGAGTACCCGTATTCGTTTTGTGCCCGGCGGTTACCACTCGACATTGCCACCGGGGAGAAATTCCATGAGCTTGCCGATGAACATTTACGACGCAACCTGCGGAAAGGTGTTCCACCACTCTTCGTCAACTTGCGCTCGCTGTACCGCGACGACGGGAAGATCAAGGTAATCGGCAAGCTGGTCGAGTCCTACTATCAAAACCTGGCCAGCAGCGGTTACTTCTCGGCTGCGGATGCCGAGAACCCGTCCGTACCGAAAGAGCCGGCATCGGCACTCCTGTGGACGATGTACTATCTCGCGCAGCACTACGACCACCTGCGCGAGTCGGAAAAGGCACTGGACTTTATCAATGCCGCAATCGAGCACACCCCCACGCTGATCGAGTTGTTCGTAACCAAAGGTCGCATCTACAAGCACGCGGGTGATGTGCTGGAAGCAGTGAAGTGGCTGGACGAGGCGCAGAGTCTAGACACGGCCGATCGGTATATCAATTCGAAGTGCGCTAAGTATATGCTACGTGCGAACCAGATCACGGAAGCCGAAGAAATATGCGCCAAGTTTACCCGCGAAGGTGTATCGCCGATGGAGAACCTAAACGAAATGCAGTGCATGTGGTTCCAGACGGAGTGTGCGCTTGCTTACCAGCGTTTGGAAAAGTGGGGCGATGCACTAAAGAAGTGTCACGAGGTTGATCGTCACTTTTCCGAGATTCTCGAAGATCAGTTCGATTTTCATACATACTGCATGCGCAAGATGACATTGCGATCCTATGTAGATCTGCTGCGGCTGGAGGACGTTCTCCGAAGGCATCCGTTTTACTTCAAGGCAGCCAAGTGTGCCATTGAG gtCTATCTACGACTTTTCGACCAACCCTTAGCCTCAGAATCGGCTGCAACAGATTTGGATATTG AAAACTTGCCTCCACGGGAACTGAAGAAACTTCGGAACAAGCAACGAAAGGCAGAGCTGAAGAAGGCACAAGAAGAGAGTGCCCGAAAGGAGCAGCAGAAGAAGGAACAGCACAATAGAAAGCAGCAGTGCGGTGAAGGCGACCCGGAAGCACCCCAGCTGGACGAGCTGGTACCGGAAAAACTGGCCCGCCCCGACGATCCGCTCGAGAAGGCACTAGAGTTTTTGAAGCCACTACAACTGCTGGCCAAAGACAATATCGAAACTCATCTGATGGCGTTCGAGATCTATCTGCGTCGCAACAAGCTTCTGTTGATGCTGCAGTCATTGAAACGTGCGCGGAAAATAGATGCCAGCAATCCGATCCTCCACGGTTGCATTATTCGGTTCCATCGATTACTGGAGCAGCGTCTCGCCAGCAAGGAGGACGATGACGCGCTGGACGTAAACGTCAGAACCGTGATCGAGCGCGAACGGGAAAACCTGTTCCAGGGTCATCAGACGGCAGCGGCACTGAACGATGCGTATCTCCAGCAGCACAAGGGTAACCTGGACGCGGTATATGAGGCGGTGAAAGTAATGTACACACTGGACGAAAAGCGACGGGACGAAGCGATAGCGCTAGTGACAAGTGCCGACTTACAACAGGTTCCGTTGGAG AAAGCGACGAAATTATTCCTGCTGCTCAAATCGGGTTACTTTGGCCAGTGTGACGAGCAGCTGAGTGTGTTCAAGAAAATATGCCAAAAGCGGTACCCGCTGGCGGTAGTGTTTGCCGACGTTAGCGCAGCCCCCGTAACGACACTGACAACGACTCAATCGTCTAGCGCGGAAAGCACCCAAACGACGGTAACGGACTCCAGCAATACCGGTGGCCGAGGCACGATGTCCGCTAGCGAACACCAGACTCCCACTGTGTCGGTGGAAAAGTTGGCGAAAAAGCAGAACGGGCCGCAGATCAAATCAAACTAA
- the LOC131288700 gene encoding protein O-GlcNAcase, giving the protein MAEATGETPSETALPEDIVLQEKVESPPASSTAPGTTNDLSNGETANNSSSADGFICGVVEGFYGRPWTTEQRKDLFRKLKQWGMDSYIYAPKDDYKHRAYWRELYTVEEADHLTGLITAAHEQGINFYYALSPGLDITYSSSKEVATLKRKLDQVSQFGCKAFALLFDDIEPEMSKPDKEVFQSFAYAQVSVTNEIYNHLNCPRFLFCPTQYCSSRAVPTVKQSEYLNTLGSKLVKAIDVLWTGPKVISKLLTVECIEEITDVLKRPPVIWDNLHANDYDQKRVFLGPYSGRSPELIPLLRGVVTNPNCEFHANAIAIQTLAFWSKCSADTKISSSISSDIKLETENEQGICEGDAPAFLSENVYHPRLALKNAIANWLPEFFEEKEAWGPITKPQPAVTMVMPIIPIIPSVNTCMTLTSTSTTTTTTSTVLPMPEVNPTQLQMFAEVCSTVTNVAEALPNPIMNSLVSATKVVTNESLPNPVAAAVNNMAIPSTIPISSIPVPMLNMKSSDNDDELPACVDASSGDDMDKHSSPPVEARTETNDAPGTASPLEGDAVIADGTEVTPLEETNHQSMPGGGSEQESKMLELDDNEVKMVDASEEPEGDDKMMTVSEELIPVGSLQQPPGDQMVEEDDKTDVVFSSASPPAAPVIPEPMECGSNLTSPKHQLKTHFDDIIMSETTSTCSGTMQVESSDTSLEMAEDKNSQEKDITAADLMLLCDLFYLPFEHGSKALQLLAEFFWLRNNAYVLSQRSNKSRAGKQRTASGTSMSSLVGVGGTHPGPSNAPSADDISEGPSEGGPVLEGRDLNKCDAQEWFRRSASFQSLCQNIFQLTKKIARCANKEMCYDLFSYVWDIAGVLSLLSAFVKWLAMGNFPANINSNTQGGYTWFSKGWKETFMSGDQEPWVFRGGLVADLQRLIPLDAGNDLFLYKTPETSAVNVYTMRPYTFSDEAALYEICHRTAQDGDALQDRPTESQLEQLIADRYLGPFLTMAPEFCMVIEDHNEQLVGYACAALDTKTFIRNMEQCWIPEMCLKYPLSLVPAPGCSESENNETDSREVPSTGAGGRAAQMVRDSIHYFHNFQNDYPAAVLSKHPSLLCCRILKEYLLEDETVSKRVVTVLLAALRCCGTTGGVHVCINRNDRFLFQFYAKLGFVEIPHTETDTSMYLGRNF; this is encoded by the exons ATGGCAGAAGCGACTGGAGAAACTCCGTCGGAAACAGCACTCCCGGAGGACATAGTACTGCAAGAGAAAGTGGAAAGTCCTCCAGCCAGTTCCACCGCACCGGGAACTACTAACGATTTATCCAACGGGGAGACGGCGAACAATAGTTCTTCGGCCGATGGATTCATCTGTGGCGTTGTGGAGGGCTTCTATGGGCGACCGTGGACGACGGAGCAGCGGAAAGACTTATTCCGCAAGCTGAAGCAATGGGGCATGGATTCGTACATTTACGCCCCGAAGGACGACTACAAACACCGGGCGTACTGGCGAGAACTGTACACCGTCGAGGAAGCGGATCACTTGACCGGGCTGATAACGGCGGCACACGAGCAGGGTATTAACTTTTACTATGCCCTCTCACCGGGACTCGATATCACGTACAGCAGCTCGAAAGAGGTGGCTACCTTAAAGCGAAAGCTTGACCAAGTGTCGCAGTTCGGGTGCAAAGCGTTTGCGCTGTTGTTCGATGACATCGAGCCGGAAATGTCCAAACCCGACAAGGAAGTGTTCCAAAGCTTTGCCTACGCGCAAGTATCAGTGACGAATGAGATATATAACCACCTAAACTGCCCCCGCTTCCTTTTCTGCCCGACGCAATACTGCAGCTCGCGAGCCGTGCCAACGGTCAAGCAGTCGGAATATTTGAATACGCTTGGCTCAAAACTGGTAAAAGCCATCGACGTGCTGTGGACCGGCCCGAAGGTGATCTCGAAGCTGCTGACGGTCGAATGCATCGAGGAAATCACGGACGTGCTCAAACGGCCACCGGTAATCTGGGACAATTTGCACGCGAACGACTACGATCAAAAGCGCGTATTCCTCGGCCCGTATTCTGGCCGGTCGCCGGAACTTATTCCACTGCTCCGAGGCGTTGTTACCAATCCCAACTGTGAATTCCACGCTAACGCGATCGCCATTCAAACGCTCGCCTTCTGGAGCAAATGTAGTGCGGATACAAAAATATCGAGCTCCATCTCGTCCGATATCAAGCTGGAAACGGAAAACGAGCAGGGAATCTGTGAGGGCGATGCACCGGCATTTCTTTCCGAAAACGTCTACCATCCGCGACTAGCACTGAAGAACGCAATCGCCAACTGGCTGCCGGAGTTTTTCGAGGAAAAGGAAGCCTGGGGTCCGATTACTAAACCTCAGCCTGCTGTAACTA TGGTAATGCCCATAATTCCTATTATACCATCGGTGAACACCTGCATGACACTGACATcgaccagcacgacaacaacGACCACCTCCACCGTCCTCCCGATGCCAGAGGTAAACCCAACCCAGCTGCAAATGTTCGCCGAGGTTTGCAGTACCGTGACGAACGTGGCTGAAGCGCTACCCAACCCCATCATGAACTCGCTCGTATCGGCCACAAAGGTGGTCACTAATGAATCTCTGCCGAATCCCGTTGCGGCCGCGGTCAACAATATGGCCATCCCATCGACGATTCCCATCTCCAGCATTCCGGTGCCGATGCTGAACATGAAATCGTCGGACAACGACGATGAGCTTCCGGCGTGCGTAGATGCTTCCAGTGGGGATGATATGGATAAGCATTCTAGCCCACCGGTTGAAGCACGAACCGAAACGAATGACGCACCCGGAACGGCCTCACCACTCGAGGGCGACGCGGTGATAGCAGATGGGACGGAAGTAACACCGCTGGAGGAAACGAATCATCAATCGATGCCCGGGGGCGGTTCGGAACAGGAATCGAAAATGCTAGAACTGGACGACAATGAAGTGAAGATGGTCGATGCCAGCGAGGAACCGGAAGGGGATGATAAGATGATGACCGTGAGCGAGGAGCTGATACCGGTTGGGTCACTTCAGCAGCCCCCGGGGGATCAGATGGTGGAGGAGGACGATAAAACCGACGTTGTGTTCAGCTCGGCCAGCCCACCGGCGGCACCGGTTATTCCGGAGCCGATGGAGTGCGGGAGCAATCTGACCTCGCCAAAGCATCAGCTAAAAACGCACTTTGATGATATTATAATGTCTGAAACCACGTCT ACATGCTCGGGAACAATGCAGGTTGAAAGCTCCGATACATCACTCGAAATGGCAGAAGACAA AAATTCTCAAGAAAAGGATATAACTGCCGCTGATCTTATGCTGCTCTGTGATCTCTTTTACCTGCCGTTTGAGCACGGCTCGAAGGCCCTCCAGCTGCTGGCCGAATTTTTCTGGCTTCGAAACAACGCCTACGTTCTGTCCCAGCGCAGCAACAAGTCGCGGGCAGGAAAGCAGCGGACTGCGAGTGGAACGAGCATGAGCAGTTTGGTGGGGGTCGGCGGAACTCATCCCGGCCCTAGCAACGCCCCTTCGGCCGATGACATCTCCGAGGGCCCGAGCGAAGGAGGACCGGTGCTGGAGGGACGAGATTTAAACAAATGTGATGCCCAGGAATGGTTCCGCCGGTCGGCGTCGTTTCAGAGCCTGTGTCAAAATATCTTTCAGCTGACGAAAAAGATTGCCCGTTGCGCCAACAAAGAAATGTGCTACGATCTGTTTTCGTACGTTTGGGACATTGCCGGTGTGCTGTCGTTGCTGAGCGCGTTCGTGAAGTGGCTTGCCATGGGGAACTTTCCGGCCAACATCAATTCCAACACCCAGGGCGGATACACAT gGTTCAGCAAAGGTTGGAAGGAAACGTTCATGTCGGGTGATCAGGAACCGTGGGTATTTCGGGGTGGTTTAGTGGCCGACCTTCAGCGCCTGATCCCGCTCGATGCCGGTAACGATCTATTCCTTTACAAGACACCCGAAACGTCCGCCGTGAACGTGTACACCATGCGACCGTACACGTTCAGCGATGAGGCGGCACTGTACGAGATTTGTCACCGCACGGCACAGGACGGAGACGCGCTGCAGGATCGGCCGACCGAAAGCCAGCTCGAGCAACTGATAGCTGACCGTTACCTGGGTCCGTTCCTTACGATGGCACCCGAGTTTTGCATGGTGATCGAGGATCACAATGAGCAGCTGGTTGGGTACGCGTGCGCCGCCCTCGACACGAAGACGTTCATCCGCAACATGGAACAGTGCTGGATACCGGAGATGTGCCTCAAGTATCCACTGTCTCTGGTGCCCGCGCCCGGGTGTTCCGAATCCGAAAACAATGAAACCGACTCGAGAGAGGTCCCATCGACCGGCGCCGGGGGACGGGCGGCCCAAATGGTGCGTGATAGTATTCACTACTTCCACAACTTCCAGAACGACTACCCGGCGGCCGTGCTGAGCAAACATCCTTCACTCCTGTGCTGCCGCATCCTGAAGGAGTATCTCCTGGAGGACGAAACCGTTAGCAAGCGGGTCGTGACGGTACTGCTGGCAGCTCTGCGTTGCTGTGGCACCACGGGTGGCGTTCACGTGTGCATCAACCGGAACGATCGGTTTCTATTCCAGTTTTACGCGAAACTGGGCTTCGTGGAAATACCGCACACCGAAACCGACACGAGCATGTATTTGGGGAGAAACTTTTGA
- the LOC131284725 gene encoding ATP synthase subunit C lysine N-methyltransferase codes for MSTNELETQFSVPPVKAGERKSTSLSGKILISITGGIAVGLSIVCYPFVAPALRKHCLPYVPATPNQIKNVLSFIKPVGGSSRLLDIGSGDGRIVIAAARAQRSLKADGVELNPWLVYYSRFAALRHGVLGKTNFYRKDLWKFSLAPYDHIVIFGVEQMMVDLEKKIQQEASPGTTVIACRFPFPSMKVENRIDEGVDSVWVYRPVKTDGKDSFN; via the exons ATGTCAACAAACGAATTGGAAACCCAATTTTCCGTGCCTCCGGTAAAAGCCGGAGAACGAAAGTCTACATCTCTTTCGGGGAAAATTCTCATTAGCATTACCG GTGGTATTGCTGTAGGTCTCTCGATTGTTTGCTACCCTTTCGTTGCACCAGCATTGCGTAAACACTGCCTCCCGTACGTACCGGCCACGCCAAATCAGATAAAAAATGTGCTATCGTTCATAAAGCCTGTGGGCGGTAGCAGCAGGCTGCTGGACATAGGTTCCGGTGACGGTCGAATTGTTATTGCAGCTGCCCGTGCCCAACGATCGTTAAAGGCCGATGGTGTCGAGCTCAATCCATGGTTGGTTTACTACTCCAGATTTGCCGCCCTTCGCCACGGCGTactaggaaaaacaaacttctaTCGTAAAGACCTATGGAAGTTTAGTCTTGCTCCGTACGATCATATTGTGATATTCGGTGTAGAACAAATG ATGGtggacttggaaaagaaaatacaacaaGAAGCTTCCCCTGGCACGACGGTCATTGCATGCCGGTTTCCGTTTCCTTCTATGAAGGTGGAGAACCGAATAGACGAAGGAGTGGACTCGGTTTGGGTGTATCGCCCGGTGAAAACCGATGGGAAAGATTCCTTTAATTAA